The Thermotoga maritima MSB8 region AGTACGAAGAGTTCTTCGTAAGCCAGTCTCTCTCGGGCCTTTTCGAGGTGATAGAAGGTTTTGGGAAAGTGCATGCCGTAGTACGCGTCTTTCACACCAAGCAGTTTTCTCTTCTCAAGAATCCTTTCTGGAAGGGTTTCTTTCAACGAACAGCAGAGCGATGGGATGTTTTCCTCGAAGATCTTTCTCATTTGTTTTTGTGAAATTCCCGAGGTCAAACGGTATATGGGAAGTATCCTTCTTACATATTCTCCCTCTTTCGGTGTTACCTCGGCGTTGTGGATTTCGTACTGGCCCGTGTACGCGTTCGATTTCACGGTGCCGGTCACGAAAACTTCTTTTCCAGTGAGCTGTTTCAGATAGGTCTGGAGGTAGTCCTGGTTGAACCATTTCAAGGGAACGTGCACCAAACCGTCAGACAGAACGGCAGTCAAGATGTTCATGTTCTGGAATTTTTTTGTCTCAACGCTCACGATCTTTCCCTGGGTTGTCACCTTTTCACCGGGAAGGAGATCGTTCAGTTTGAAGATCTTTCTTCTGTCTTCGTAATCCCTCGGGAAGAACTCGAGGAGGTCTCTCAGCGTTTCTATTCCGAGTTTTTTTAGTTTCTTCTTTCTGTTGGGTCCCACTCCTTTTGCGTACTGGATATCCGTTGAGAGATCGACTTCTTCTCCAGAACATTCCAAATAGTCTATGAGAAACCAGCTTCTCAGCTTTTCTATCATTTCCAGAGATTTCTGGATTCTGTACCTTTTTCTTGCTTCCGGAAGGTTGGGAATTTCTTTCACGTAGTCAAGAAAAGCTTGAAGTTTCTCCTCGAGGTCTTTGTTTTCCAGTAAAGGATCATCCAGCTCCTTCAGGAGCTGGTGAATTCTCCGTGTGTTCACCTGATTCTTGAGCATTTTCTCGACTTCGTTGAGGAATTCTTCTAACAGTGTCGGCAACGCTTCACCCCACAAGAAAAGAGAGGATGTAAAGTATCTGGAACACAACAAAAGACACCATCATCAAAACGATGAGGGCGAAGACAAGCACGAACCCCTTATTCCACATAGCCTATGTAGGGAAGGTTTCGGTATTTTTCATCGATGTCGAGACCGTAACCAACCAGGAATTTATCATCCACTCTGAATCCCACGAAGTCCAGAGGAATTCCATGATCGTGGACGGTTTTTTCTATGAGACTCACTATCCTGAAATCTCTTGGATTGTATTTTTTCAGGTATCGGACTATGTGCTGCAAGGTGAGACCGGTGTCAACGATGTCTTCCACAAGGAGCACGTATTCATCGTGTATCGATTCATCGATCCAGGATTTCACTCTAATCTTTCCCGTTGAAGAGGTACCCTGATAGCTCGAGACATGAATGAAAGAGTATTTGACGTTCAGTTTCCTTATGTTCAACATGAGGTCGCTGAAGAAGTGTATGGATCCCTTCAAGATGCATACAGCGTGTATGGTGTCTGTTTTACCCAGGTAGTACTCTTCTATTTCCCGTGCCAGTTCCTTGATTCTCTTCTTGAGAGTCTCTTCGTCTATCAGCACCTTTATCATCACTGCACCTCCATGACGACTACTTTTCTTTCTTTCGGCTTTTCAAAGAGCTCGAGGATGTTTCCCACACGTTCGTACGAATCGAAGAGTTTCAAAAAATCATCAACGGGCAGGAGATTGAATTTCAGGTACTTCGTCTTGTAGTGCATCGGAATGATGACTTTCGCGTTCAGCAAATCCGCTACTTCCTTTGCCTCCTTTGGCCCAATGGTGTAAGTTCCACCGACGGGTACCAGCAGGACATCGATCTCACCTATTTCTTCTACCTGAGCGGGGGTAAGCACGTGTCCAAGGTCTCCCAGGTGGCATACTTTTATGCCTTCCCCTTCGAATACGAAGACGATGTTTTTGCCCCTTTCTCTTCCATGCGATGGGTCGTGAAAGGTCTCCACACCTTTTATTTTCACACCGTTCACGGTGTAAGCACCGGGTCTGTCTATCACACGGAAGTTTCCCTTCACAAGATGGTGAGCGTTGTGATCGAAATGCTGATGACTTTCCGTTACAACATCAGCGGTTACGTTTGGTATGGGATATCCCACACTCTCATCGAAAGGATCTGTAACGATCGTTTTTCCTTCCATCTCCAGGGCGAAGCATGCGTGTCCAAACCAGGTGATCTTCATAGCGATCCCCCCTCAATCCACCTTCAACACCCTTATGGTGTTTGTCGTTCCCACCTTTCCTGGAACGCCGGAAGTGAGAACCACCAGATCCCCTTTTTCTGCCAAACCCATTTCTTCTACTTTCTTCAGCCCTTTTTCGATAAACTCTAATTCCTGGGAACATTTTTCAGCGAGAACGGGTATCACCTTCCTCACGAGAGAAAGTCTGTAGTAGGTTTTCTCTTCTGGTGTCAGGGCCACAATGGGTTGAGAAACGTTGTACTTTGAAACACGAACAGCGGTACTCCCGGATATGGTAGGTGTGATGATCAGCTTCGCGTTCAGAGATTCAGAGAGCTGCCAGCAGGCGTGTGATATAGCCTCAGATATGTCGCTGGTATCGTATTCTATCGTTCTGAAAAATTCCAGTTTTTTTTCGGCTTCTTTTGCTACTTTACTCAGCACCTTTATGGCTTCCAGGGGATGTTTTCCAACCGCTGTTTCCGCTGTGAGGAGCAGGGCGTCCGCTCCATCGAAGATGGCGTTGGCTATGTCGGTGACCTCTGCCCTCGTGGGGAACGGATTTTCTATCATCGATTCGAGTATCTGAGTTGCGACTATGACTGGTTTGGAGTAGTACTTGGAGAGTTTGATGATTTCTTTCTGAACGATGGGGACTTCTTCTATGGGTATCTCCACTCCCAGGTCACCGCGTGCGACCATGATTCCATCGCTCACCTTTATTATCTCCTCGAGACGCTCCAGAGCCTTTTTCGTTTCTATTTTGGAGATTACAGGTATTTCCTTTCCGTGTTTTCTGATCTCTTCTTTTGCCTTGAGCACGTCCTCTGGCTTTCTCACAAAAGAAAGAGCGAAAAATTCAACGTCATGCAACGTTCCGAGTTTTATGAATTCTCTGTCTCTGTCCGTTATGGATTCCACCGAAAGATCGGCCGTCGGTACGTTCACACCTCTCCTGTGTGTGATCTTTCCACCGACTTTCACCACTGTTTTCACTTCTGTATCGGTTGTTTCAATTACCTCAAGCACTATCTCTCCATCG contains the following coding sequences:
- the hpt gene encoding hypoxanthine phosphoribosyltransferase yields the protein MIKVLIDEETLKKRIKELAREIEEYYLGKTDTIHAVCILKGSIHFFSDLMLNIRKLNVKYSFIHVSSYQGTSSTGKIRVKSWIDESIHDEYVLLVEDIVDTGLTLQHIVRYLKKYNPRDFRIVSLIEKTVHDHGIPLDFVGFRVDDKFLVGYGLDIDEKYRNLPYIGYVE
- a CDS encoding MBL fold metallo-hydrolase produces the protein MKITWFGHACFALEMEGKTIVTDPFDESVGYPIPNVTADVVTESHQHFDHNAHHLVKGNFRVIDRPGAYTVNGVKIKGVETFHDPSHGRERGKNIVFVFEGEGIKVCHLGDLGHVLTPAQVEEIGEIDVLLVPVGGTYTIGPKEAKEVADLLNAKVIIPMHYKTKYLKFNLLPVDDFLKLFDSYERVGNILELFEKPKERKVVVMEVQ
- the pyk gene encoding pyruvate kinase, translated to MRSTKIVCTVGPRTDSYEMIEKMIDLGVNVFRINTSHGDWNEQEQKILKIKDLREKKKKPVAILIDLAGPKIRTGYLEKEFVELKEGQIFTLTTKEILGNEHIVSVNLSSLPKDVKKGDTILLSDGEIVLEVIETTDTEVKTVVKVGGKITHRRGVNVPTADLSVESITDRDREFIKLGTLHDVEFFALSFVRKPEDVLKAKEEIRKHGKEIPVISKIETKKALERLEEIIKVSDGIMVARGDLGVEIPIEEVPIVQKEIIKLSKYYSKPVIVATQILESMIENPFPTRAEVTDIANAIFDGADALLLTAETAVGKHPLEAIKVLSKVAKEAEKKLEFFRTIEYDTSDISEAISHACWQLSESLNAKLIITPTISGSTAVRVSKYNVSQPIVALTPEEKTYYRLSLVRKVIPVLAEKCSQELEFIEKGLKKVEEMGLAEKGDLVVLTSGVPGKVGTTNTIRVLKVD